In Phocoena phocoena chromosome 8, mPhoPho1.1, whole genome shotgun sequence, the following are encoded in one genomic region:
- the NAALADL1 gene encoding aminopeptidase NAALADL1, which translates to MQCVKVLGGVLGAAALLGLGIILGHFAIPKGTDLPAPSASASQDLDLEILEAVMGQLDADRIRENLRELSKEPHLATSPRDEVLVQLLLRRWQDPESGLDSAGTSEYEVLLSFPSQKQPNRVDVVGPAGGILFSSQRSEENLTGEQGDPNVVPPYAAYAPPGTPQGFLVYANRGSEEDFMELYQQGIKLQDSIVLTRYGGVGRRAKAVNAAKYGVSGVLVYTDPADINDGKSLPNETFPHSWGLPPSGVERGSYFEYFGDPLTPYLPANPSSFRLDSDNASGFPPIPTQPIGFKDAEVLLCNLQGASAPAAWQGALGCDYKLGPGFRSDGIFPAGSQVNVSVYNRLELRNSSNVLGIIRGAVEPDRYVLYGNHRDSWVHGAVDPSSGTAVLLELSRVLGTLLKKGTWRPRRSIVFASWGAEEFGLIGSTEFTEESFSKLQERAVAYINVDISVFANATLRAQGTPPVQSVIFSAAKQIRAPGPSSLSIYDNWIRYSNRSSPVYGLVPSLGTLGAGSDYAPFIHFLGISSMDIAYTYDRGKTSARIYPTYHTAFDTFDYMDKFVDPGFSSHQAVARTVGSVLLRLSDSLFLPLNVSDYSETLRSLLQAAQQDLGGLLEQHNISLGPLVTAVEKFEEAATVLVQHVSALQKGTPDPLQVRMLNDQLMLLERTFLNSRAFPEERYYSHVLWAPRTGSVATFPGLSNACSKAMNTGPRSAAWAEVRRQLSILVVALEGAAATLRPVADL; encoded by the exons ATGCAGTGCGTGAAGGTGCTTGGAGGGGTGCTGGGGGCCGCTGCCCTCTTGGGGCTGGGGATCATCCTGGGCCACTTCGCCATCCCCAAGGGGACTGACCTGCCAGCCCCCAGTGCCTCAGCCTCCCAGGACCTGGACCTGGAGATCCTTGAGGCTGTCATGGGACAGCTCGATGCCGACAGGATCCGGGAGAACCTTAG AGAACTCTCCAAGGAGCCACACCTGGCCACCAGCCCCCGGGATGAGGTGCTGGTGCAGCTGCTACTGCGGCGCTGGCAGGACCCGGAGTCGGGCCTGGACTCAGCCGGGACCTCTGAGTACGAAGTGCTGCTGTCCTTCCCCAGCCAGAAGCAGCCCAACCGTGTGGATGTTG TGGGTCCTGCTGGAGGCATCCTCTTCTCCTCCCAACGAAGTGAAGAGAACCTGACTGGGGAGCAGGGGGACCCCAATGTGGTGCCACCATATGCTGCCTATGCTCCCCCCGGAACCCCTCAG GGCTTCCTCGTCTATGCTAACCGGGGCTCGGAAGAAGACTTCATGGAGCTATACCAACAGGGCATCAAACTCCAAGATAGCATCGTCCTGACCCGCTATGGGGGTGTAGGGCGCAGGGCTAAG GCTGTGAATGCTGCCAAGTATGGGGTGTCTGGGGTGCTGGTGTACACGGACCCTGCAGATATCAACGACGGGAAAAGCTTGCCGAACGAGACCTTCCCGCATTCCTGGGGCCTTCCTCCCTCGGGGGTGGAGCGAGGCTCCTACTTTGAGTATTTTGGGGACCCCCTGACTCCTTACCTTCCAGCCAACCCCTCCTCCTTCCGCCTGGACTCTGACAATGCCTCCGGATTTCCCCCAATTCCCACTCAGCCCATTGGCTTCAAGGATGCAGAAGTCCTTCTCTG caacTTGCAGGGAGCCTCAGCCCCGGCTGCCTGGCAGGGAGCCCTGGGCTGTGACTACAAGCTGGGGCCCGGCTTCCGTTCTGATGGTATCTTCCCAGCAGGCAG CCAGGTGAACGTGAGTGTCTACAACCGCCTGGAGCTGCGGAACTCCTCCAACGTCCTGGGGATCATCCGCGGGGCCGTGGAGCCTG ACCGCTATGTGCTGTATGGAAACCACCGGGACAGCTGGGTTCACGGGGCCGTGGACCCCAGCAGTGGCACTGCTGTCCTCCTGGAGCTCTCCCGCGTCCTGGGGACTCTGCTGAAGAAGG GCACCTGGCGTCCCCGAAGATCCATCGTGTTTGCGAGCTGGGGGGCAGAGGAGTTTGGGCTCATCGGCTCCACAGAGTTCACGGAG GAGTCCTTCAGCAAGCTGCAGGAGCGCGCCGTAGCCTACATCAACGTGGACATCTCGGTGTTTG CCAATGCCACCCTGAGGGCGCAGGGGACGCCCCCGGTCCAAAGCGTCATCTTCTCTGCAGCCAAACAG ATCCGCGCACCAGGCCCCAGCAGTCTCAGCATCTATGACAACTGGATCCGATATTCCAACCGTAGCAGCCCGGTGTACGGCCTGGTCCCCAG CCTGGGCACTCTGGGTGCGGGCAGCGACTACGCACCCTTCATTCACTTCCTGGGCATCTCCTCCATGGACATCGCCTACACCTATGACAGG GGCAAGACCTCAGCCCGGATCTACCCTACCTACCACACAGCCTTTGACACCTTTGATTACATGGACAAGTTTGTGGACCCTG GTTTCAGCAGCCATCAGGCCGTGGCCCGGACCGTGGGCAGTGTGCTTCTCCGGCTCAGTGACAGCCTCTTCCTGCCTCTTAATGTCAGTGACTACAGCGAGACCCTCCGCAGCCTCCTGCAGGCTGCCCAGCAGGACCTTGGTGGCCTGTTGGAGCAGCACAACATCAGCCTGG GACCTCTGGTGACCGCAGTGGAGAAGTTTGAGGAGGCAGCCACGGTGTTGGTCCAACACGTATCAGCACTGCAGAAGGGCACCCCCGA CCCCCTACAGGTGCGGATGCTCAATGACCAGCTGATGCTCTTGGAACGGACCTTCCTGAACTCGCGAGCCTTCCCAGAGGAACGCTACTACAG CCATGTGCTCTGGGCACCCCGCACCGGCTCTGTAGCCACGTTCCCGGGCCTGTCCAATGCCTGCTCCAAGGCCATGAACACAGGCCCCAGATCTGCAGCCTGGGCTGAGGTGCGGAGGCAGCTCAGCATCCTGGTGGTGGCCCTGGAGGGCGCAGCAGCCACCCTGAGGCCTGTGGCTGACCTCTGA
- the SAC3D1 gene encoding SAC3 domain-containing protein 1, with translation MSGYELPVGTCVDMCPAAERAQREKERRLHRFEVAPGCRGHRPRADPQRAVKEYSRPAAGKIRPPPSQLRPPSVLLATVRYLASEVVERTDASRAEVASFVADRLRAVRLDLALQGAGDVEAALVLEAALAVLLAVVARLGPSTVHGPADPMLLQAQVQEGFGSLRRCYALGAGPYPRQATFQGLFLLYNLGSVEALHEILQLPTALRSCPALRTALAVDSAFREGNTARLFRLLRTLPYLQSCAVRCHVGRARRGALARLARALSTPKGQTLPLGFMVHLLALDGPKEARDLCQAHGLPLDGQERVVFLRGHYTEEGLPPAGTCQVLVGNKLGGRTLEEVVTAEEEDEAVDRPKSAA, from the exons ATGTCCGGCTACGAGCTGCCCGTGGGCACGTGCGTGGACATGTGTCCGGCCGCTGAGCGCGCCCAGCGCGAAAAGGAGCGCCGCCTGCACCGCTTCGAGGTGGCGCCGGGGTGTCGCGGGCACAGGCCCCGAGCCGACCCGCAGCGCGCAGTGAAGGAGTACAGCCGGCCCGCCGCCGGGAAGATCCGGCCCCCACCGAGTCAGCTGCGTCCGCCGTCCGTGCTGCTGGCCACCGTGCGCTACCTGGCCAGCGAGGTGGTGGAGCGCACCGACGCGTCCCGCGCAGAGGTAGCCAGCTTCGTGGCGGACCGGTTGCGCGCCGTGCGGCTGGACCTGGCCCTGCAGGGCGCGGGCGACGTCGAGGCGGCGTTGGTGCTGGAAGCGGCGCTGGCAGTGCTGCTGGCAGTGGTGGCGCGGCTCGGACCCAGCACAGTGCACGGGCCAGCGGACCCGATGTTGCTGCAGGCCCAGGTGCAGGAGGGCTTTGGTTCTCTGCGGCGCTGCTATGCGCTGGGCGCCGGGCCCTACCCCCGGCAGGCCACCTTCCAGGGCCTCTTTCTGCTCTATAACCTAG GCTCGGTGGAGGCCCTTCACGAGATTCTGCAGCTGCCCACTGCCCTGCGTTCCTGCCCAGCCCTGCGCACTGCCCTGGCAGTCGACTCTGCCTTCCGCGAAGGCAACACTGCACGCCTGTTTCGCCTGCTCCGGACCCTGCCCTACCTGCAGAGCTGCGCCGTGCGGTGCCATGTGGGCCGTGCCCGCCGGGGAGCCCTGGCCCGCCTCGCTCGTGCCCTGAGCACCCCCAAAGGCCAGACCTTGCCCCTGGGCTTCATGGTCCACCTGCTGGCCCTGGATGGGCCCAAGGAGGCACGGGACCTGTGCCAGGCCCATGGACTGCCCTTAGATGGACAGGAGAGAGTTGTGTTCCTGAGGGGTCACTACACTGAGGAGGGGCTGCCACCTGCCGGGACCTGCCAAGTACTGGTGGGGAACAAGCTTGGAGGGCGCACCCTGGAAGAGGTGGTCACagcagaggaggaagatgaggctGTGGACAGACCCAAGTCTGCGGCATGA